The Hymenobacter sp. DG01 genome has a segment encoding these proteins:
- the rluF gene encoding 23S rRNA pseudouridine(2604) synthase RluF has protein sequence MPTRLNKYISESGVCSRREADRFIEQGNVLVNGKRASIGDQVTTKDRVSVNGIVIEPRAEEDAVYIAYNKPPGIISTTDTGIKDNIIRAIKHSVRIFPIGRLDRESQGLILLTSNGDIVNKILRAGNKHEKEYIVMVDKPINDLFIEGMANGVPIGGTMTQPCKVTKETPYIFRIVLVQGLNRQIRRMCEYFGYEVVQLERIRVMNINVKGLGVGEWRELKEKELKVLFEMIKDSDGTDDGSTPRRRKRPSSAEFWADRPGRKGAAPKRPADATGHARPAGAWVEKPTGKRAASRPAPTPSAPPEWPTGLTRPNGPATGVRPDGPGFGKTRRPVGGPGSSPRPRGAAAGKGSRPTPAGPPKGKTSTRGTRGASRPGKRS, from the coding sequence ATGCCTACTCGTCTTAATAAATACATCAGCGAAAGTGGGGTTTGCTCCCGCCGGGAGGCCGACCGCTTTATTGAGCAGGGCAACGTGCTGGTGAACGGCAAGCGGGCCAGCATTGGCGACCAGGTGACGACCAAGGACCGGGTTTCGGTGAACGGTATTGTCATTGAGCCTCGCGCCGAGGAAGATGCCGTGTACATTGCCTACAACAAGCCGCCGGGCATCATCTCCACCACCGATACCGGCATCAAAGACAACATCATCCGGGCCATCAAGCACTCGGTGCGCATCTTCCCCATTGGGCGCCTCGACCGGGAATCGCAGGGCCTGATTCTGCTGACCAGCAACGGCGACATTGTCAACAAGATTCTGCGGGCCGGCAACAAGCACGAGAAGGAGTACATCGTGATGGTCGATAAGCCCATCAACGATCTGTTCATCGAAGGCATGGCCAACGGCGTTCCGATTGGGGGCACCATGACCCAGCCCTGCAAAGTGACTAAGGAAACGCCTTACATCTTCCGCATTGTGCTGGTGCAGGGCCTCAACCGCCAGATCCGGCGCATGTGCGAGTACTTCGGCTACGAGGTAGTGCAGCTGGAGCGCATCCGCGTGATGAACATCAACGTGAAGGGCCTGGGCGTGGGCGAGTGGCGCGAGCTGAAGGAAAAGGAGCTGAAAGTGCTGTTCGAGATGATTAAGGACTCCGACGGCACCGATGACGGCTCCACGCCCCGGCGACGCAAGCGTCCTTCCTCGGCCGAGTTCTGGGCTGACCGCCCGGGCCGCAAGGGCGCGGCGCCCAAACGCCCCGCCGATGCCACCGGCCACGCCAGGCCGGCCGGCGCCTGGGTAGAGAAGCCCACCGGCAAACGGGCCGCCAGCCGCCCCGCCCCTACCCCCTCCGCCCCGCCAGAGTGGCCCACGGGCCTGACCCGGCCCAATGGCCCTGCCACCGGCGTCCGCCCCGACGGCCCGGGATTTGGCAAAACGCGGCGCCCCGTCGGCGGACCGGGCAGCAGCCCTCGCCCGCGTGGTGCGGCGGCCGGCAAAGGCTCCCGGCCTACCCCTGCCGGACCGCCCAAAGGTAAAACCAGCACCCGCGGTACCCGCGGCGCCAGCCGCCCCGGCAAACGCTCCTAG
- the yiaA gene encoding inner membrane protein YiaA: protein MNTKPSNAFIAASWVALLAGVAAFIIGLWNAQMQLNEKGYYFATLMYGLFAAISLQKSVRDQLEGIPVTGIYYGLSWFSTLLSVAMLTVGLWNATLTLSEKGFYAMSFLLSLFAAIAVQKNTRDNRGQNPTPEATALS from the coding sequence ATGAACACCAAACCATCTAACGCCTTTATTGCCGCTTCCTGGGTAGCCCTGCTAGCGGGCGTCGCCGCTTTCATCATCGGCCTCTGGAACGCCCAGATGCAGCTCAACGAGAAGGGCTACTACTTCGCAACCCTCATGTACGGCCTGTTCGCCGCCATTTCCCTGCAGAAATCAGTGCGCGACCAGCTGGAGGGTATTCCCGTAACGGGCATTTATTATGGCCTGAGCTGGTTTTCAACCCTGCTCTCGGTAGCCATGCTCACGGTAGGCCTCTGGAACGCTACCCTCACCCTGAGCGAGAAAGGCTTCTACGCCATGTCGTTCCTGCTGAGCCTGTTCGCGGCCATTGCCGTGCAGAAAAACACCCGTGACAACCGCGGCCAGAACCCTACCCCCGAGGCAACGGCTTTGAGCTAG
- a CDS encoding sugar O-acetyltransferase, with product MTPKQQMLAGELYLANDPELVAERLRAKQLCHRYNQEPVHLNRQVLAELLGYETDAHLEAPLRCDYGYNIRLGQGVYANYNLTILDCAPVTIGDNVFIAPNVVLTTAGHPVEVAPRIAGWEFAKPITIGSNVWLGAGVLVMPGVTIGEGTTIGAGSVVTRDIPAGVVAVGNPCRVLRKV from the coding sequence TTGACGCCCAAACAACAGATGCTGGCCGGGGAGCTCTACCTCGCCAACGACCCCGAGCTGGTAGCCGAACGGCTTCGCGCCAAGCAGCTTTGCCACCGCTACAACCAGGAGCCCGTGCACCTGAACCGGCAGGTGCTGGCCGAGCTGCTGGGCTACGAAACCGATGCCCACCTGGAAGCCCCCCTGCGCTGCGACTACGGCTACAACATCCGGCTGGGCCAGGGCGTGTACGCTAACTATAACCTCACCATCCTCGATTGCGCCCCCGTCACCATCGGCGACAATGTGTTCATTGCCCCGAATGTAGTGCTGACCACGGCCGGGCACCCCGTAGAAGTAGCCCCGCGTATTGCCGGCTGGGAATTCGCGAAGCCTATTACCATCGGGAGCAACGTGTGGCTGGGCGCGGGGGTGCTGGTGATGCCGGGCGTAACCATTGGCGAGGGTACTACTATTGGGGCCGGGAGCGTGGTTACGCGCGACATTCCGGCGGGGGTGGTAGCCGTGGGCAACCCCTGTCGGGTGCTGCGGAAGGTCTAG
- the bioB gene encoding biotin synthase BioB translates to MRTDWTLDEVKAIYNQPVLELVTKAAAIHAETQATGEVQVCTLLSVKTGGCPEDCAYCPQAARYHTGVQAHKLLPDAEVLAAAQRAKDGGSTRFCMGAAWREVRDNRDFDRVLNMVTEVNNIGLEVCCTLGMLNEYQAERLKEAGLYAYNHNLDTSREHYDDIITTRTYDDRLNTLEHVRKAGISVCSGGIIGLGETDEDRIAMLHTLATLPQHPESVPVNALVPVEGTPLADQPRVSVWEMLRMIATARILMPRTMVRLSAGRQEMPVTEQALCFLAGANSIFSGEKLLTTPNPDFDADKQMFALLGLKPRKSFKDVPEGAVVLGKEAAPVVA, encoded by the coding sequence ATGCGTACCGACTGGACTCTCGACGAAGTAAAAGCTATTTATAACCAGCCCGTACTGGAGCTGGTAACCAAGGCTGCCGCCATCCACGCCGAAACCCAGGCCACCGGCGAAGTGCAGGTGTGTACCTTGCTGAGCGTGAAAACCGGCGGCTGCCCCGAGGACTGCGCCTACTGCCCCCAGGCTGCCCGCTACCACACCGGTGTGCAGGCCCATAAGCTCCTGCCCGATGCCGAGGTGCTGGCTGCAGCCCAGCGCGCCAAAGACGGCGGCAGCACCCGCTTCTGCATGGGCGCCGCCTGGCGCGAAGTGCGCGACAACCGCGACTTCGACCGGGTGCTGAACATGGTAACCGAAGTCAACAACATCGGGCTGGAAGTGTGCTGCACCCTGGGCATGCTGAACGAGTACCAGGCCGAGCGCCTGAAGGAAGCCGGCCTCTACGCCTACAACCACAACCTGGATACCAGCCGCGAGCATTACGACGACATCATCACTACCCGCACCTACGACGACCGCCTGAACACGCTGGAGCACGTACGGAAGGCCGGTATTTCGGTGTGCTCGGGCGGCATCATTGGCCTGGGCGAAACCGACGAGGACCGCATTGCCATGCTGCACACCCTGGCGACCCTACCCCAGCACCCCGAGTCGGTGCCGGTGAATGCGCTGGTGCCCGTGGAAGGCACCCCTCTGGCCGACCAGCCCCGCGTGAGCGTGTGGGAAATGCTGCGCATGATTGCCACGGCCCGCATCCTGATGCCCCGCACCATGGTGCGCCTCTCGGCCGGCCGCCAGGAAATGCCCGTTACGGAGCAGGCCCTCTGCTTCCTGGCCGGCGCCAACTCCATTTTCTCGGGCGAGAAGCTGCTCACTACCCCCAACCCCGACTTCGACGCCGACAAGCAGATGTTTGCTTTGCTGGGCCTCAAGCCCCGCAAGTCCTTCAAGGACGTGCCCGAAGGTGCCGTAGTGCTGGGCAAGGAAGCTGCTCCGGTAGTAGCGTAG